ttataataaatcctactatatatatatatatatatatatatatatatataagtggtgTGTTAACAAAATTCCTCAAACAATATGAAGAACAGAAAGTCCTAGAATAATTTGCATCTTGATTGTAAGCATAGGCGACAAGTCGATACTAGGAGTTGCTAAAGTGGGAGTAGTTGTAGTATTAATTATCCATTAATAGATCGGAGCACGCACGTACGTGGGATATTGCCTAAAGCTAGCTGTTTGGGTGCGTTACGTTTATGGGACAAACCACAAAGACAAGATTAGaaagatcaaataaaaaataaaaataaaaataaaaaaaaaatcttcaaaaccaCAAGAAATTAATGTACCTTTTCAAAGTTTTGTggcattattcaactttttattctctatatatatatatatattcgccATTCGATCCGTACACGGCACTCGTTTAAGATCAATTAAATATCTAATTATTAATaccaatttataaaaatcatgTATACCATTCCAATAATGGAGTTTCTTATAAGAGAATAACTAATGAATTAATCAAGCATGATCTCGTCAACAAGATTGAATTGATTAATTGAAATTAATTAACTGAAACTAATCTGAGTATAAATATAGCTTAATGATAAGCTTGAACTCGATCGAATAGAAATTAAACGAGAAAAACTTACTATTGTACTTACTTTCTATACCGGATTTTTTGTCACCCTTATATTAGAATCAGTGATCATGATTAGTACTAATCGCATTACCcccttttttttgataaaaaaaaaaaaaaaaaaaaaaaaaaaaaaaaaaaaaaaaaaaaacatacactTTATCATCTCAAACTATCGTACGTTACTTGTAATATGATTACTAAACTATCAATTAAAGTTTTCACTTCTTAGAAACTTCTCAAGTGTGAAATGTCATTTAAACCTGCAGCCAGCCAGCCAGCCACCGAAAGTTTCTAACAGTAAATATTGACCAATATTTCTGCACCGAAATAAACCtcctcttggtcaagaagtgtggGTGTTTTATCCCCCatggcttctcctataaaatgagatcatttattgaaaattaaattcatcCTCACTGAGGTGAGCGATCAAGCAGAGGGTTGAGGGTGAAATTTAGGTTTTGGAGAAACCCAGAACAGAGGGCCATTTTGAGATAGAGaattgtttatgagtgtttgtaattttatacaaatatattgaaaatactgagtttCCGCTTCAGtagacgtaggcaagttgccaaaccacttaaatattgtctctctatcgtTTTGAGTGATTATTTGGATAGGCTAGAGGCGCAACAATTGATATCAGAGTTTTGGTTTCGTACTGTCcagaaaaatcaagttgatcaaaatcaacttttgaccaCACTATGATGTTCCTCGCATCAAAATGAATCCATTGCCACAAACGGCATAAAAAACGGATGCCGGAGGAGCCCGTACACGCCCCTCGAAGTTGAAGAGTGCACATATGCACTTTAGTCGCaccagaggaagaagatgagtgGGAAACAAGCTCCCACGCACCTCACTCACGGCGGGAGGAAGAAGACGCATGGGAGACACGCTCTCACGCGCCCCCACATGCATCCCAGGTTGCAGACACATTTTAGGCATGCGCTCACGCGCCTACATGCGCCCTAACAAGATTTGGCGCGTGATAAACACGCGCCTCACGCGCTCCATACGCACAGCCCCAATGCGTGTACTGCACGTGTTAGATGATCTAGACCGTCCATTTTGAGATCGATTTtaggctagatctaagccatttggagtctgatttcaacgatcaaatagtgctttccaactatttggatcattccggactcatctatACGATAAGAATATTGAGATTCGTCATcagtactttcgatctgaactgttcagagttgcagatcattttgggctagatctacgccagttggagttcaattgcgatgatcaaatagtgctgacaaactatttggatcattccggactcatctgtatggttggaatattgagattcgtcatcggtactttcgatctgaaccgtgcataagttgcagatcattttggactTAAGCTACGGTAGTTGGAGTTCAGTTACGATGAttaaatagtgctgacaaactatttggatcattttgaactcatccgtatggtgggaatgttgagattcgctatcggtactttcgatctggaccgttcaaatttcagatcagttgtgggcttgatcaaagccatttgtagtccaattatgatgatcaaatagtgctgaaaactatttggatcattctgaaCTCATTCGTATggtggaaatgttgagattcgccatcggtactagTGATATGGACCGTTCATACTTCAGATCaattgtgggcttgatcgtagctagttggagtcgtgacagactcatttgtttagggcttgatcgcagccagctGGAGTCATGACGGACTCatatgttttgggcttgatctcagccagttggagtcgtgccagactcattggttttgggcttgatgTCAATCAGTTGGAGTTCAATATTGCCGAACTCAGttcgtttgggcttgatttaagctagttgggatcgtgaagttCGAGGAGCAAACTTTAGATCATTGGACAATGCtaattaacttgttatatcagcagattttggcagtcatacaactcatgaagcacatgttattaagaggagaaccgcaacAGATCTCATTGtgactttctttgaaaagccagttgtaaataacaaagtgcagatgaagaaaCAGTTCAACTTCAGAAAATGCAGAatgtactattgttgcccaatagtattTGGCATTGTAgtcaaaaggttgggaggtcatgagaatgactATGAGTAATTTTGCAAAGAagacaaaattgaaatttcttgatgtaagagatcttatcctaaaTGAAGAGGTGCTTAGAAGAGATTCTGACAAGATCTTGAgtttgttggtcctgaatgttgataatCAAGGCAGAAGCTTAGATTAGTCAAAGTataggcaagtcaagatctggataACAGATGATTCGCTAGGAATTGTGATAAGATGAGCCACAAGaaactgctaaaatcaggagaaaactgAGAATTATGTTGTGAATATGATGACTGAAGTCGTATTTCTTGCATTGCACAATactgttaaagacagcttgaagacaacAGTCATTCAGGTGTGTTTTCTCAAAAGGGCGTGGATGGTTACGAATAattcattggtcttggctcgtggtaatggtcgtgtgaattagatgaggaagtaaaaggaactcagttttacttttcctcatctaaactTGGTGAAATCTCCATAGATTACGACATGAAGCAaatgtgtgagagatgggaacaaaatgTCAGATGTttcagggatatctacacctaaagttgatgattgCATGACTGtcaagacgatcagacctccatggtggttactactttaaactatatcctgctgaatgaaggtagtgaactacattatgaagaaaaatcttgcaagaatagagattatgcaagtcgaagttagcagagactgcacacaagatgggcacacCGATTGAAGACAGGATATGTTAGTAGCAGGATGAGAAGTCAGTCGTCcaaatcagagatggagacctcaaCAACAGGTCcaaatcagagatggagacttcagcaacaggttctctgatatgtgtcaaggtttgtgcgagaccattgatttccagtgcagtgggagatgtgtttcCCTATATAGacgtgttgattaagggcattgtACATGATGAattaaagttatgcatcactttagttagtcttctaacttgaagacatgagctgtaaaattataaagatgataagggatcatgctggagatagaggatatcatgttgagaaccagtctccaagttggagattggtgtaaTTATAGGATTATGGAGCTtggttttgaaagctgtaaaggcaccaggcAAATTGTTCACTCGGTTGTAACTCAAGCAAAGCTCAGTTTgttcaaggtgtacatgagtgcgaattcatggactcgagcaaaagaagaatcctagagaatTAAGATTGTGCAATAAAGTACTTGTAAATCTcttctgaagaaaatcccttgcaagctctatggatgtagacgatgctgatgtatttgaagatgcatttggataagcatctggacatccatttgaagacgtacctgcagatgcatttgatagcggAAATCTCTCATGGCTAACAAGTATTCTAATGAAGGAGTGCAATCATTTGAATAATGCAACCGTTTGTAGCATCCTAGTatgacacacttgggtggagggggtgattatTGGAAACctcccaagtgtgaaatgccaTTTGAACTTGAAGCTAGCCAACCACCCACCGAAAGTTTATAgcagcaaatattgaccaaTATTTCTACACCGAAAGAACCCtcctcttggtcaagaagtgtggGTGTTTTGTCCTCCAtagcttctcctataaaagtaGATCATTTGCTGAAGATTAAATtcatcctcactgcggtgagcGATCAAATAGAGGGTTGAGGGTGAAATTTAGGTTCTGAGAAAACCCAGAACAGAGGGccattttgagagatagagagttgttttatgagtatttgtaattttgtacaaacatattaaaaatactgAGTTTCCATTTCAGTgaacgtaggcaagttgccggaccacttaaatattgtctctctatcgtCTTGTGTAGGGGTGAGAATCGGCCAATCCGAACCGAccaaaccgaccggaccgaattgggttcAGTTCAATTTTAGGAGTACCGAACTCATTTAGTCCGGTCCTGGTCCAGGGGTTTTCCACCCTGTATCGGatcgaatgaaaaaaaaaaaatataatttatataaataattttataaattaattatataattttttacttatactaatatttataattatatactaatactaatagtctaatatggtattaaaaaaaatagtctaatattataatatactatagttatacttatactaatatagattatatagttatattaaatactataagtaatactaatactaatatatagctaaatcactataagtaacTATAagtgtataactatatatatttatatatcacttTGCCCTCCCTAAACCACCACCCTGcacacattattttttaatttgattccTTATTTAAAATCCAACCTTTAAAATCATGCTAGCTAATTGCTACATCacctattttttgtttattgtaatagtcaaatattaacaaatattaatctatatatatatatatatatatataagggtgTATCGAAACGTATTTTTCAAGATGAAAGGTTTAAGTGACATGACatttattagttttaattaacgtcacaatattattacaaatatttacaaagtaaattatatattaatctcctgagttttttctttttatacgaGGTGTATATAATCTATAGATCATTAATTAGTGCTAAAATGACGAAAAGAGGCCGGATACATCAGAATAATTAGCACAGccgtaattaattaattaagttggCCGTGATGTTCCATATATAGGAAAGTTGAGAATACTATTGTATGAACCATAGCCGTGTCGGACTCCACATAGATTATGAATTATGAAATTTGGATTGATTTCTCGATGTTTATTAATTGTTAATGTTGAGATTTTTGCAGCATATATAAcggttctctctttctctaggAATATGTTGTCACCTACTCCACCTTCTGATCTATGAGCTGGTAGATTATAATAATGTTAGTATAAGTGTCATTACATTATTGCGATAGTTGACCACACAAGACATTAtcttgacctttttttttttttattacttggATCGATGCATTATATAACACAACACTATATAAAGAGGGATATCAGAGACAAGGAGTGGAAGCACGTACGTAGGTTTGGGTTGCACTAACCCTTGCTTGTTCAAAGAGAGAGCCATGGCCATGggtgaaaactctaaatttgaTCTCTATGTAGCATTTTTTTTTGTGAGTATTGCTTTCACTTTGAGTGTTAATGCTGGCCATGGAGGAGATGCTGAAGCAAGCAACTTTGGGGGTCCTCATGGGTGGAGGTATGATAATGGTGACAATACTGATGATTGTTCTTTTGAAAGTTGGAGGAGATGTGAGAGTTTCTTTGGAAGGGGTGCTAGAAGTTTTGGCGTGGGGAGTAATGGAGTGAGTCATAGTGGAGAAGGAGGGTCTAGTAATGGTGGAGGCCATGAAGGCAATGGTGGTAGTGCTGCTAAAGGAAGTGGGTCAAGTCACAATGAAGTTTATGGAGTTGGTGGTGGTATAAATGTTAGTGGTGGTGTTGGGAGAGGAGGAGGTGGTGGAGGGGGAGAAGGTGGAGGCCTTGGAGTAAGTTTAGGATATGGAGTTGGAGTAGGTGCAGGTGTTGATTTTGGTGGTGGTAAGGATGGAGGGAGTGAAGGTTCtggaggaggaggtggtggaggtggtggtggtgagggtgAAGGATCAGGTCATGGTAATGGATATGGCTCAGGTGGAGGGGTAGGAGGCGGTGGAGGGGGTGGTGGCGGTGGAGGTGGTGTTGGGGGTGAAGGATCAGGTCATGGTAGTGGATACGGCTCGGGTGTAGAGATAGGGATAGGAGGTGTtggaggaggaggtggtggcGGTGGTGGAGAAGGTGGAGGCCTTGGAGGAAGTTTAGGACATGGAGGTGGATCTGGTGCAGGTGCTGGTTTCAGTGGTGGTAAGGATGAAGGGAGTGGAGGTTTtggaggaggaggtggtggtggtggtggtgggggtGAAGGATCAGGTCATGGTAATGGATATGGCTCAGGTGGAGGGGTAGGAGGCGGTGGATGGGGTGGTGGCGGTGGCGGTGGAGGTGGTGTTGGGGGTGAAGGATTAGGTCGTGGTAATGGATACGGCTCGGGTGTAGGGATAGGGATAGGAGGTGGTGGTGGCGGTGGTGGAGAAGGTGGAGGCCTTGGAGGAAGTTTAGGACATGGAGGTGGATCCGGTGCAGGTGCCGGTTTCAGTGGTGGTAAGGATGAAGGGAGTGGAGGTTTtggaggaggaggtggtggaggtggtggtggtgggggtGAAGGATCAGGTCATGGCAATGGATATGGTTCAGGTGCAGGGGTAGGGATAGGAGCTgttggaggagaaggaggaggaggaggaggaggaggtggtggtggtgaaggtGGTACTAGGGGTGAAGGATTGGGCCATGGTAATGGATATGGCTCGAGTGCAGGAATAGGGATAGGAGGCATtggaggaggtggtggtggcGGTGGTAGTGGTAGTTTTGGTGGAGGGTCTGGATATGGtagtggttttggttttggtgtaGGTGTTGGTGGAATtggaggaggaggtggtggtgggGGTGGTGAACGAGAGGGATATGGACATGGTGAGGGTGGTGGCTTTGGTGTTGATGGGGGTGCAACAGTTGGTTCTAATGGTGATAGGGGTGGCAAAGGGGTAGGCACAGAACAAGGTGCTGGCAAAGGCTACAGTGGCACTAATGGGATGGGCATAGGATTCGGAATGGGCATTGGATTTGGGTTTGGCATTGGAGGAGGTGGCGGAGCTGATGATACCAATGACAATGGTAATGGTGATCCCTAGAAAATCCTTAACATGGGATGCTTTTCCAAAATGCTTCAAAAGAACCTATGCTTTGTAGTAATTTAAAATACGAAATTATAATGCCGATCATCTCTATGTCCCAAGAACAATATGAATTCCAGCTTCTTGTTTCAAAATAAATGTTACTAATTATTTCTTCCATTGAAATTCTATAAACTCAGCTTTGGGGTTCTTCCATCAAATCCAAAAACTACTGATATTGTTGCCTAAATCATGACAATGAACTTGTGATCACTGCTATTATTAATTGGTCGTGAGAGTAGTTTGTTTCGTCGCTAGTCGTTTCCCAATTCTATTTGTAAATGGAGAGAAGCATGCATGAACTCGGGAATTGGAGTGATCTAAACTTGGTGCTAAGATCTACTAAATGAATAGAAGTGAACAATACAAGGTCATACGAAAATCATTCAGTACAAGTAACAATTACGGTAGCTCTGCAGTAATACAAGCTTGtacaaaatattatatctaTGGTGAACTTATATACTGGCAGAAAGGACTGTGCTACACCTGGTCTTTGGAAAGAAAATTAGAGTAGCTCTACATCTACTTATAAGACGATGTGGAGAACACACTCTTTACGCCATTGACATGACATGATTTAATTTATTAgagatttgaattttaaatttctcttaCAAATCAAGTACACACCGGCTTACAAATAGAATTTTCCAGAAAATTATGATTGGCAAATTTACAATTTCAATTGGAAACAGAGGCACGACATGAGTTCctaggaaaaaggaaaatactgTTTAACTATACTCTAGGCCACTGGGGACTCACAACCTGCACAAGCCAATCAATTCATCAACTTCACATTCGATGTATTCAATAACAAACAgcataattgattttgaagcACAAAATAGAAATTTGAGGGAGATTGAAATGAAGATAAGGTCTGTAATCCTCCAGAAAGCAACTTCTAATATTATGAACAAAACCAGGAGATGGATTAGTGACATAGAGAACCATTTATGTCTTGATATTTCTCAAAGACAGTAGACTTAAATGGCATTGTTGATCTTTTCCATCTGTTCATCGAAAAATCAGTAACAGAAAGCTAACCTCAAGTGTAGTAAACACTAATCTCATTCTGCTAGCAACAATTGAGGGTTCCTCTGCTTGTCCCTCTACTGCCATTTGCTCTAGTTGAAGAGTCTTTACTGGAAGCCTTCATTAATCATACGAAATAATTAGCTAAAAGATGTGCGGAGATTTTAGTGCTTGACATTTGAACATAGGTCAACACTGCTTGAAAGCAAGATTTAAATCCCCAGAAGGAATTAAACACGTATTTTCACAGCATGAACAAAtcagatatattaattaatgattCAGGCTGTTGGGAAGTTAGCAGAGTTACAATACACAAGGCAAAAAATATCAAAGAGGCAGGTTTAAGTgcaaatgtaataaaaacatTCAAGTAACTAGTAGGTAAGTAGTATTGTCATATTTGAGAAGAATGGTAACTCAAGTTTCATTGACAAAGATGGCAGGCTTCATCCATTACCGAAATCTGACTGCCTTCATATTACCATACAAACACACGTGAAAATACTCTtgcaactaaaataaaaacttaacaTGCTAAAAGCACCTCACCGTGCCATTCTCCTCATAAAGTACGCATTTGCTATAATGGCACAAAAGCCTTTCCACTGAAGCCTTACTTCACCTGACACTGAAGGTGTAGCTGACCATCTAACAATAGTGGGCTGCGGTGTACACAAGATGGTGATGAATATAATACTCAACCACAGAATGCACTCATCAACCTGTATTGtgaattagagaaaaaaatgagattataatTCTCAAACCATTTAGCAGATGTAGCGACCACCAAAAATCATACCAAATATTGCCAACCCCCCATCACAGAGGGTGTAGTTTGCATCTAGCATACAAGCTCATGATCAAGTTTGTAAATGACAACTGCTTCTATGGTCTACATTCTACAGAGATGAACCTATTTGCTTCAGATAAGACTGACTAAAAGCTACTGCAAACTTCTCAGCCATAATCATCGGAAGATAATGCAAATTGTAAAAGTAATTATGCTCAAGAGTTACACAATGACAAATAATTCAGGCTGAACCATGTAGAAGTAACTTACCTCTtctgagataattttagatttcAAGCTAATCGTTCCACCATAATTTTGCATTGCTTCTATTTCAACACCAGATTCCTTCCTATCATTAAGTTCTTCTTAATCCTTCATCGGTACAGCCCAGTGCATAGGCA
This genomic interval from Carya illinoinensis cultivar Pawnee chromosome 10, C.illinoinensisPawnee_v1, whole genome shotgun sequence contains the following:
- the LOC122278385 gene encoding glycine-rich cell wall structural protein 1-like produces the protein MAMGENSKFDLYVAFFFVSIAFTLSVNAGHGGDAEASNFGGPHGWRYDNGDNTDDCSFESWRRCESFFGRGARSFGVGSNGVSHSGEGGSSNGGGHEGNGGSAAKGSGSSHNEVYGVGGGINVSGGVGRGGGGGGGEGGGLGVSLGYGVGVGAGVDFGGGKDGGSEGSGGGGGGGGGGEGEGSGHGNGYGSGGGVGGGGGGGGGGGGVGGEGSGHGSGYGSGVEIGIGGVGGGGGGGGGEGGGLGGSLGHGGGSGAGAGFSGGKDEGSGGFGGGGGGGGGGGEGSGHGNGYGSGGGVGGGGWGGGGGGGGGVGGEGLGRGNGYGSGVGIGIGGGGGGGGEGGGLGGSLGHGGGSGAGAGFSGGKDEGSGGFGGGGGGGGGGGGEGSGHGNGYGSGIGIGGIGGGGGGGGSGSFGGGSGYGSGFGFGVGVGGIGGGGGGGGGEREGYGHGEGGGFGVDGGATVGSNGDRGGKGVGTEQGAGKGYSGTNGMGIGFGMGIGFGFGIGGGGGADDTNDNGNGDP